Below is a genomic region from Silurus meridionalis isolate SWU-2019-XX chromosome 10, ASM1480568v1, whole genome shotgun sequence.
taccacactacaccattatactatactacactacaccattatactatatactacactacaccattatactatactacaccacaccacattacactataccacaccacacacattatactataccacaccacaccatataatactatactatactatactacacacattatactacactacattatactataccacactacacacattacactatactacaccacattatactacaccacacattatactatactacactacacaacattatactatactacactacattacaccacattataccatactacaccacattatactatactataccacattatactatacactacaccatatactatactactacactacactacaccacatatactatactataccacaccacattacactataccacaccacacacattatactatactatactactacacCACATATaatactatacactacaccacattatactatactacactacaccacattactatactacactgcaccacattatactactacactacacacattatatactatactacactacacatattatactataccacactacacacattatactatactacacacaccacattattatactatacacactacaccacattatactatactacactacaccacattatactatactacactacattacactataccacactacactacacatattatactataccacactacagcacattatattatactacaccacacacattatattatactacactacactacactacattacaccacattataccataccacaccacacacattatactataccacactacaccacattatactatacacactacacacattatactatactacactgcaccacattatactatactacactacaccacgttatactataccacactacaccacattactataccacactacaccacattatactataccacactacaccacactataccacactaccacattatactatatactacaccaccacattatactactacactacaccacattacactataccacactacagcacattatactataccacactacaccacattatactatactacactacaccacataaatactatactacagtacaccacattatactatactacactacaccacattacactataccacaccacattatactataccacactacaccatataatactatactacactacaccacattatactatactacaccacattatactatactacactacaccatattatactatactacactacaccacattatactatactacactacaccacattacactataccacactacagcacattatacaataccacactacaccatataatactatactacactacaccacataaatactatactacagtacaccacattatactatactacactacaccacattatactatactacaacacattatactataataaactacacaacattatactatactacattacaccacattatactatactacactacattatactatatacactacaccatattatactatactacactacactacaccacaatttactatactacactacattacactataccacactacattatactataccacactacactacaccacataaatactatactatactacaccattatactatactacactacagcacattatattatactacactacaccatataatactatacactacaccacattatactatattacactacagcaaattatactataccacactacagcacattatactatactacacatcaccacattatactatgctacactacaccacattatactatactacactacattacactataccacactacagcattatactataccactacaccacataaatactatactacactacagcacattatattatactatactactacactacactacattacactataccacactacagcacattatactatactacactacacaccacattattatactatacactacaccacatactatactacaccacataatactatactacactgcaccacattaatactatactacactacaccacattatactataccacactacagcacattatactatactacaccacattacactataccacactacagcattatactataccacactgcaccacattaatactatactacacactacacacattatactactacactacactacaccacatactatactacaccacaccacattacactataccacactacagcacattatactataccactgcaccacattatactactacactacaccacattacactataccataccacactacagcacattatactataccacactacaccattatactatactacactacaccacatatactatactactacaccacattatactatactacactacaccacattacactataccacaccacattatactataccactacaccacatataatactatacactacacacattatattatactacactgcaccacattatactatactacactacaccatatactatactataccacactacaccacattatactatactacactgcaccacattatactacacactacaccacactatactatactacacactacaccacattatactatattacactacaccacataaatactatactacagtacaccacattatactatactacactacaccacattatactatactacacacattatactatactacactacacaacattatactatactacattacaccacattatactatactacaccacattatactatactacaccacgttatactatactacaccatattatactatactacactacaccacaatttactatactacactacattatactataccatactacactacagcacattatactatatactacaccacattataattatactataccacattatactatactacactacagcacattatactataccacactgcaccacattgatactatactacactacaccacaatatactatattacactacagcaaattatactataccacactacagcacattatactatactacacatcACCACattaatactatactacactaccacattatactatactacactgcacaTTATatgctatactacactacattacactataccacactacagcatattatactataccacactacaccacataaatactatactacacaccacattattatactatactacactacaccacattacactataccacactacacacattatactataccactacaccacattatactataccacactacaccacattactatactacactacaccacatataatactatactacactacaccacattatactatacactgcaccacattatactataccacactacagcacattatactatactacaccacgttatactatactactacaccacattatgctataccacactacattatactatactacactacacattatactacactgcaccattatactatactacaccattaTACTATACACCACATTATGCTATACTACACtgcaccacattatactataccacattatactatgctacactacaccacattacactataccacaccacattatactataccacactacacacattatactatgctacactacaccacattactatactacactacattatactataccacattatactataccactacaccacattatactatactacactacaccacattatactataccacaccataccataccacactacacattatactataccacactacaccacatatactatactacactgcaccattatactatactacactatactacaccattatactatactactacaccacatataatactatactacactacacattatactatactacactacaccacattatactacactgcacattatactataccacactacaccatatactatactacactacaccacactacaccatatatactatactacacacattacactataccactacaccacattatgcTATACTACACCACGTTATGCTATGCTACACTACACCAcgttatactatactacattatactatactacactacaccattacactataccacactgcaccacattatactatactacactacaccacataaatactatactacacattatactatacacactacaccattacactatactacaccacattactatactacaccacattacactatactacaccattatactatactacgcTACACCacattattatactatacacactacaccattatactataccacactacagcattatactatactacactacattatactatactacactgcaccacattatactatactacactacaccacattatactacactacattacactatactacactgcaccacattatactatactatactacaccaccacattatactactacaccattatactatactacacactacaccacgttatactatactacaccacattatgctatactacactacacaacattatactatactactacaccacattatgcTATACTACaccattatactatactacaccacattatactactacactacaccacattatgctatactacactacaccacatatactatactacactacattatacactataccacactacacacattatactacaccacaccacataaatactatactacactacaccacattatactatactacactacagcacattatattatactacactgcaTCACattaatactatactacactacacattatactatattacactacaccacattatactataccacactacagcacattatactatactacacactacaccacatatactatactatactacactgcacattatactactacactacaccattatactatactatactactacactacaccacattatactatactacactacaccacattttattatactacactacaccacattaatactatactacactacaccacattatactataccacactacaccacattatactatactacactataccatactacactacaccacattatatactatactacactacaccacattacactataccacactacagcacattatactataccacactacaccatataatactatactacactacaccacattatactataccacactacacacattatactatactacactacaccacaccatataatactataccacactacagcacattatactataccacactacaccacattatactatactacactacaccacattatactatactacactacaccacattatactatactacactacaccacattatactatactacactacaccacattacactataccacactacaccacattatactataccacactacaccacattatactatatactacactacaccacattatactatactacactacaccacattatactatactacactacaccacattatactatactacactacaccatattatactatactacactacaccacatatactatactacactgcaccacattatactatactacactacaccacattatactatactacagtacaccacattatactatactacactacaccacattatactatactaccacattatactatactacactataccacaccacattatactatactacactacaccacattatactatactacactacacattatactacaccacacattatactactacaccacattaatacactacattatactataccacactacagcacattatattatactacTGTATGTCGAGTTTGCTTTcatgaataataaacatgcatttgcataaagcattaatatttgcCCATGATCATGTTGATCATTGTATTAAAAACTTggaaagtattcatttaaggtacaatAAGGACAGCgcgataaaatattttaatcgattgacaaccccaatattaatatgacatgacgtccagttaccagcgtgacaatAAAggagtaatggctactttttactaaagtacatgtcagagcccaaacttctttactttaacttgagtaaaaatgtataatcagtacttcaacttttacctgagtattttttaaacatgagtcctgactcgaacttgccatAAAagcttatttgcatgattttgaAGAAGTCGAGGGGTTTGGGTTTCATGAACATTTAAATAGATatgaatcagtgtttgactgatttatatcattctattatttaactgatatatatatatatatatatatatatataaataaacgtaTGTATATATAGACACAAGAGAATTCTGAGGAGAACTTTTGTAGTCTACACAGGTCATATGACatgaattttttgtttatttttatttcctagtGAGGTTTTGAAAGACGTGCGGATAAGTGCCATCTGGGCCACCGTAGTAGGTTGGTTCGTTCCTCCGCTTCTCGCTGTAAACGTTAAAGTACCCGGATGAGGAAGTGATTTGCTGCTCAGCGCATGTGCACGCCTTTGGACGTTGTGTGACATTCCCGGGCACGCGCACCATGGCGACGTCTGCACTCGGCCCCGTGATGTCGCGTTTAATGAAGTTCAACTGTAGTAGAAGCGGATTTTATCCGCTTGCTGTCATTCAGCACACAGCTGCATACTCTATTGCACTGTCTACTAGTAATAGAGCTGAGAACcagggtgagtgagtgagtgagtgagtgagagagagaaagtgagtgtgACGAGGGTGAGGGTGAtcaggttggtgtgtgtgtgtgtgtgtgtgtgtgtgtgtgtgtgtgtgtgtgtgtgtgtaatatgagtgtgtgaCGAGTGTGTGGGTGATGAGGTTGATCAGGTTGTTGACTGTGTAATGAATGTGTCTGAGAGTGATCAGGTGTGAtcagtttggtgtgtgtgtgtgtgtgtgtgtgtgtgtgtgtgtgtgtgtgtgtgtgtgtgtgtgagggtggtaagtgtgtgtgattaggttgactgtgtgtgagtgatgagtgtgtctACATGTGAGAATGCAACTAAACTGAACACAATAGtgtgcatattatattatacatacagtacagaccaaaagtttggacacaccttctcattcaaagagttttctttattttcatgactatgaaaattgtagattcacactgaaggcatcaaaactatgaattaacacatgtggaattatatatggaattatatacataacaaaaaagtgtgaaacaactgaaaaatgtcatattctaggttcttaaaagtagccaccttttgctttgattactgctttgcacactcttggcattctcttgatgagcttcaagaggtagtcacctgaaatggtcttccaaaagtcttgaaggagttccccgagagatgcttggcacttgttggcccttttgccttcactctgcagtccagctcacccctaaaccatctcgattgggttcaggtccggtgactgtggaggccaggtcatctggcgcagcaccccatcactctccttcttggtcaaatagcccttgatgccttcagtgtgactctacaattttcatagtcatgaaaataaagaaaactctttaaatgagaagtctgtactgtatgtaattaTAAATTGGGAATGGTTATCTTTTCTTCTTAATTGGACATCCTGCAGACTGTGAAAGTCAATAAaaagtttttcttctttctgtatGATCCATGGCCCAGTCCTTCTCTGCAGCCTGGTGGTTGGGGACCCACTGGTTATAGGATCAGGTTTTTGGGGAATCAATGCTGTATATAGAATAGTGAGATTGAAGCATCAACATGTCCATTTGCATGTCCTGTGCCGTTTAGCGTCTTGCATTCTGTTAGTAAACAAATCGAATACATTATCGAGATCTATGTGAGATCTATGGGTCTGGGATACAAGACTTGCTGTATTTACTCTATGTACAGTCTATAATCCCTTTTGAATTTgatcaagaaaataaaaaaacacctctAATGTCctcaaagcaaaaataaaaatcaataagtTTTCCCACCAGTCACAATTGATAAAGGTCTTTAACTCTTCAACCATTTTCACGCTATTTTTCCCCTCCATATCCGTAGTCCGAGGCGGTCGGGCTCAGAGGAAACCGAGACGTGCGGTAAGTGCTGAACAATTTTTCTCTGTGCTATGATCGGCTTTGCACAAATAGCAGGTATATTTCCAGCATCTACAGATTTTGCTCTGCTCTGTGATTCGCAGGCTGGAGAACCACGCACACAGCGGATGGAAGTGGATCAGGACTGGACTGCAGTCTTTCCCACTGCCAAGTCTTTTAAACCCGACGCGGTGCCGCTCCCAGTGCGTATGGGCTACCCGGTAAAAAGAGGGGTTCCTCCAGAGAAAAAGGGCAATCTTGAACTCCTAAAGGTGAGAGCAGCTGCCGGACGAGCCGGTGATATTGTGCTGgtatccacatttagtccccatttgctgttataataacctccacttctctgggaagatgttccacgagatttcggagtgtgcttgtggagaattgtgctcattcagtcattcAAGTGTTAGTAAAaccagatactgatgtaggtgaggtgaggaggcctagggtgaagtcagcgttccaattcatcccaaaggtcttcagtagggttgaggtcaaagctctaaagcaggagatctttcagtTATGCAGAacatatctccatggagctggctttgtgcacaaaggcattgtcatgctggagagGTTTGGGTATCCTAGTTGAAGACATCCTATAACAATGGTGTGCCTcctactttgtggtaacagtttgtgatATGGCTGAAAAtggaggtgtcccaatacttttgttcatttcGTTCATTTTAAATTAGTTCTTTATTCCctatttttttcataatcaCCTTTTGACTGTATTACAGGTTCCAAACTTCTTACACTTAACTCCAGCTGCCATCAAGAAACATTGTGAAGCCCTCAAACGTAAGTCTTTTATGATCCTGTCCTTCTTTATTAGTAGccccaaacatttgttttattgtttttgattcCCACATGGTTCTCTGATGCAGAGTTCTGCACCGAGTGGCCTGCTGCTCTGGACTCTGAGGCTAAGTGTATGGACCATTTCCCCATCCAGATTCAGACTAAGGACTACGTATCTTCTGGACCATCGCTCAGGAACCCAGACACTCGAATTGTCACCCTCACCGTGAGTCTTATCTAAACTTCATTCACAATGTACAGTGCATACGGAAAATATTCACgtcaaatgtttttatgttacCGCCTTATTCC
It encodes:
- the mrps35 gene encoding 28S ribosomal protein S35, mitochondrial is translated as MATSALGPVMSRLMKFNCSRSGFYPLAVIQHTAAYSIALSTSNRAENQVRGGRAQRKPRRAAGEPRTQRMEVDQDWTAVFPTAKSFKPDAVPLPVRMGYPVKRGVPPEKKGNLELLKVPNFLHLTPAAIKKHCEALKQFCTEWPAALDSEAKCMDHFPIQIQTKDYVSSGPSLRNPDTRIVTLTVKLSSLNLDDHARKKMIKLSGERYNKDTDILTITTESCPLRQQNYDYAMYLLTVLYHESWKTEAWEKDKTRADMEEYVWEDSPSQKNVLETLLHMHSLKEKPEDEGAVREELLRRTEVQEYKNSVTKLKNEGETESNMLQYKEAVKKLLNI